CAGCGTGACCTCGCGGCGGTAGAAGGTGCTCAGGGCCAGCCAGGGCAGGGGCTGCAGGTCCTGCGCGTGCTGGGGCGTGGGGCGCCCGGCCATGAGGGCGGGGGCGGCCAGCACGATTCGGGGCACTTCGGCCAGACGCACCGCCACCACGCTGGGGTCGTCCACGGCGCCGACCTGGATGGCGCAGTCGATGCCTTCGGCGATGAAGTTGGGGCGGCGGTCATGCAGCATCCATTCCACGTCCACCTCGGGGTAGCGGCGCAGATAGGCCATCAGCGGGGCGATGAACTGGTCTTGTCCAAAGGCGTGCGGCGCCAGCACGCGCAGGGTGCCGCGCGGGGTGTCGGCCGTGCCGCGCAGGTCGTCCTCCATGGCGCGCCAGTCTTCCAGCAGGGCCTTGGCGTGGGCAAAGCAGCGGTCACCGTCTTCCGTCAGCTTCATCACATGGGTGGAGCGCTGCAGCAGCTTGACGCCCAGGCTGCGCTCCAGCGCCTGCAGGCGGCGGCTCACGGTGGGCTGGCTGGTGCCCAGTTGCTGGGCGGCGGCAGACAGGCTGCCAGCCTCGACGATGCGGACAAAGGTCTGCATCAGCTCGATGCGGTCGGCGCCGGGTTGCAAGGCTGGCAGGGTGTTGGTCATACGCCAAGCGTATAACGAATCTGCAATTCAGCCTACTACCCAGCGCGGCGGCGGGCTAGAACAATCGCACCATTCCTTTTTAACCCATGGTGTTGTGATGTCTTCCATTCAAAACGTGCATGCAAGCGGTGCAGCGGGGCTGGCCCCGGTGGCGCCGCCTGTAGAAAGCGCCGTAAGTGCGCCGCTGCTGTTGCTGCTGGCGACCACGGCGGGGCTGAGCGTGGCGTCGCTGTACTACAGCCAGCCCATGCTGGGCGTGCTGGGGCCCGACATGCAGGCCGACAGCCGCGTGGTGGGGTTGGTGCCTACGCTCACGCAGCTGGGGTATGCGCTGGGCATCTTGCTGCTGGCGCCGCTGGGCGACCGGTTTGACCGGCGCCGCATCATCGTCATCAAGTCCATCGCGCTGATGCTGGCCCTGCTGCTGAGCGGCCTGGCGCCCGGCATGGGCGCGCTGCTGGCGGCCAGCCTGGCCGTGGGCCTGGCAGCCACGGTGGCGCAAGACGTGGTGCCCGCCGCCGCTACGCTGGCCCCGGCCGCGCAGCGTGGGCGCATGGTGGGCATCGTGATGACGGGGCTGCTGCTGGGCATTTTGCTGTCGCGCGTGGTCAGCGGCTTTGTGGCGCAGCAGTGGGGATGGCGCACGGTGTATGTGGCGGCGGCGGTGGCCATTGCGCTGCTGACGGTGGCGGTGTGGCGCGGGCTGCCGCGCTTTGCGCCCACCACGCAGATGGGCTATGGCGCGCTGATCGGCTCTATGGTGGCGCTGTGGCGCCAGCACGCGGCGCTGCGCCGTGCGGCCTGGGCGCAGGGGCTGCTGGCCGTGGGCTTCAGCGCGTTCTGGTCCACGCTGGCGGTGATGTTGCACAGCCAGTTCCACCTGGGCACGGCTGCGGCTGGCGCGTTTGGCCTGGCCGGGGCGGCGGGTGCACTGGCAGCCCCGCTGGCCGGGCGCCTGGCCGACAAGCGCGGGCCCGAGGTGGTGACGCGCTACGGCGCGGGGCTGGCGGCTGCTTCGTTTGCGGTGATGGCGCTGGCGCCCCTGCTGCCTGCGCAGGCCCAGCTGGGCTTGATTGTGGCCAGTGCCATCGGCTTTGACTTTGGCGTGCAGGCCACGCTGGTGGCGCACCAGACCATCGTGTACGGCATCGACCCTGCGGCGCGCAGCCGGCTCAATGCGCTGCTGTTCACCGGCATGTTCATCGGCATGTCGGCCGGGGCGGCGCTGGGCAGCCTGGCGCTGGCGCAGTGGGGCTGGCTGGGGGTGGTGGGCTTGGCCACGGCGGGCTCGCTGGCGGCGCTGGCGGTGCGCATGGGGCGGCGCCGGGGCTGATTTAGAACGAAATAGGGCGGTAGCGATAGTGAATCATGCGCTGGCAGCTATCAAAAAAAGAGCGACCTTGAGGTCGCTCTTTTTGTTGGGTGGCGGGTTTTGCCGTGCTGGTGCTCAGCCGCTCCTTGGCGTTGGGCCTGGATGGGCTCAGGCCTTTTTCACCTCAATGTGGTACAGCCCCCAGGGGCACAGGCCAAAGCGTTCCTTCACGGGCTTGTCCTTGAAGGCGGGCAGCACGTCGGCGTCGTACACGGCCCACTGGGGGCCCAGGCCGCCCAGGGCCATGGGCTGGCCGTCGATGTGGGTGGCGACGATCATGCGGTAGGCCTGCACGTCGGCCATGCTGATGTTGACGTTGTAGCCGTCCACCGCGCGCAGGCCCAGTTGCACGGGGCTGCCAGCGGCCACGCCGGCGGCAGCCAGCACGGTGGTGAGCAGGGGGCCCTTGAGCGTGTGGGGCTTGCTGTCGTATTCGAGCGTGGGCTTGATGGTGACGGCGGGCATGCGCGCCAGGGCGGCGGCGTCCAGCGCGAAGGCCTTGTCAAACTGGATGCCGTGTTTGCCCATCATCTGGTCGATGGTGGCATCGAGCGCGCCGCGGTTGGACTGGGTGATGGCGCCGCTGATGGTGAGCAGCGTGGGGCCGCTGGGGGCCTTGGCTCGCGTGGCGGCGTGGCTGTTGCCCGTGGCGGTCCACAGGCCTGCCAGGCCCATGCCGGCGGCGACGAAGTTGCGCTTGTTCATGCTCATGGGTGGGTGCTCCTTGGTGGAAATCAGGGACCGATGGTAAGTGCTGGAGCCGCGCTTGCCACGCAATAAGAGCGGCTAACAAAACTCTTCTGGCGTCGTTGCTGTGTCTTGTCGTACTGCTCGTACTGCCTGCGACACAGCGCCTAGCCAGAACCGCTTCGCTGAGTTTTGTAAGCCGCTCTGAATCGCAACAGGCTCGCAACAGGCGGTGTGCAGCGCGCCCAACCTTCAGCCTCCAGGGTGCTTGCCTTGTGGTGACAGCGGCCCGACGCCAGCCGCACCACAATCGGGTCATATGACCTCTTCTTCGACGATGCTGCGGGTGATCAGCCTGGCAGCCTTTTGCAGCATGGCTTCCATGCGTGTCTGCGACCCGATGCTGGTGTCTCTGGCACGCGAGTTTTCTGTCACCACGGGCGATGCGTCGGCCGTCATTGCGGCGTTTGCCGTGTCTTACGGCGTGCTGCAGTTGTTCTATGGCCCGCTGGGCGACCGGCTGGGCAAGGTGCGCGTGGTGATTGGCGCCACGTTTGCCTGCGCGCTGTTCAGTGGCGTGACGGCGCTGGCGCCCACGCTGCCGGTGCTGGTGGCGGCGCGTGCGGCCATGGGGGCGTCGGCGGCGGGCATCATCCCGCTGTCGATGGCGTGGATTGGTGACAACGTGCCGTACGAACTGCGGCAGGAGACCCTGGCGCAGCTGATGGTGGCCACGGTGTCGGGGATGATGGCCGGGCAGTGGTTTGGCGGCTTTGCGGTGGAGGCGCTGGGCTGGCGGGCGGCGTTTGTGGTGCTGTCGCTGCTGTTTTTGACGGCTGCCAGCCTGCTGTGGCGGCAGTCCCGCGCCATGGCTGCCGGCACGCCCGCGCCTGTGGCTGGCAGTGCGGTGCCACCCGCGTTTTCGCTGTCGGCGTACCTGGCCAACACGGCCGCGCTGCTGCGCATGCCCCGGGTGCGCTGGGTGTTGACCGTGGTGGCGGTGGAGGGTGCGCTGGCCTTTGGCACGCTGGCTTTTGTGCCCGCACGCATGGTGGACGGGTTTGGGCTGTCGGCCTCGGCCGCCGGTGGGGTGATGGTGCTGTATGGCGTGGGCGGGCTCATCTACAGCCTGTTGGCACGCCGCTGGCTGGCGCTGCTGGGCGAGCGGGGCCTGGCGCTGGTGGGTGCATCGCTGATCGCCGCCGGCCTGTTGCTGCTGGCCTGGGGGCCGGTGGCGGCCTGGGGTGTGCTGGGCTGCTTCTTTGCCGGGGTGGGGTTCTACATGCTGCACAACACGCTGCAGGTGCAGGCCACGCAGATGGCGCCCGAGGCGCGGGGCACGGCCGTCACGCTGTTTGCGTGTCTGCTGTTTTTGGGGCAGTCGCTGGGGGTGCTGCTGGTGGCGGCCAGTGTGGACCGGGGCTGGATTGCGCCCGTGTTCTCTGTGGCGGCGCTGGGAGTGCTGGTGCTGGGCGCGCTGGTGTCGCGCAAGGTGAATGGTCGGGTGGCGGTGCCCGCGGGAGCGTAGTCTGGAGTCGGCCGCACCGTGCAAATAACTTTGATGTCTTATTACTTTATTTTTTGATAGTTTGATTCTTTATGGCGCAATAGTACATTCCCTGATCTTTGTGTCTTTTGGGGCCGAACCCGCGCCGCCCGGCGTGTGGCGGCCCTTTGTGTTTCATGATCGAACTACGGGGTATCACCCAAACCTACCAGGGCTCACAAGGCCCGGTCGAGGCGCTCAAAGGCATCGACCTCACCATCCAGCCGGGCGAAGTGTTCGGCATCATCGGCAAGAGCGGCGCGGGCAAAAGCTCGCTGGTGCGGGTCATCAACCTGCTCAACCGGCCCACCACGGGCCAGGTCATCGTGGGCGGGCAGGACCTGACCCAGCTGAACGACGCACAACTGCGCGAGGCGCGCCGCGAGATCGGCATGGTCTTCCAGCACTTCAACCTGCTGTCGTCACGCACGGTGTTTGACAACGCCGCGCTGCCGCTGGAGCTGGCGGGCATGGACAAGGCCGCCATCCGCGAGCGTGTGAACCCGCTGCTGGAGCTGGTGGGGCTGGCCCATTTGGCCGACCGCTACCCGGCGCAGATCAGCGGCGGGCAGAAGCAGCGCGTGGGCATTGCGCGCGCGCTGGCCAGCCGCCCCAAGGTGCTGCTGAGCGACGAAGCCACCTCGGCGCTGGACCCGGAAACCACGCGCTCCATCCTCGACCTGCTGCGCCAGGTCAACCGCGAGCTGGGCCTGACGGTGGTGCTGATCACGCACCAGATGCAGGTTATCAAGCAGGTGGCCGACCGGGTGGCCGTGATCGAAGCCGGTCGCATCGTGGAGCAGGGCCGGGTGCTGGACGTGTTTACCCGCCCGCAGCAGGCCATCACCAAGAGCCTGATCGACGAAATCTTGCCGCAAGAGCTGCCCGCCAGCGTGCTGGACCATGTGCGCAAGCTCGCAGGCCAGCTGGGTGCCGGGCGAACGGGCCAGCTGCTGCGCCTGTCGTACGCCGGGGACAGCGCCTACCAGCCCATCCTGTCGCAGCTGATCCGCCAGTTTGGCGTGGACATGAGCATCCTGCACGGGCAGGTGGATGAGATCCAGGACGAGACCTTTGGCTCGCTGGCCGTGTACGCCAGTGGCGAGGCCGAGAGCGTGCGGGGCGCCGTGGCGCACCTGCGCGCGGGCGGGGTCGAGGTGGAAGAAGTGGCCGTGGCCGGTTAAGAGGGAGCACACATCATGTTCAACAACTTCACGCCAGCCATGCTGGATCTGTTTGCCTCGTCGCTGTGGGAGACGCTCATCATGGTCGGCATCTCCGGCCTGGTGGGGGGCTTGCTGGGGGTACCGCTGGGCGTGTTCCTGCGCCTGACCGATGACGGCGGGGTGCTGGAGAACGGCCCCGTCAACAAGCTGGTGGGCTGGCTGGTGAACGCC
Above is a window of Acidovorax sp. KKS102 DNA encoding:
- a CDS encoding LysR family transcriptional regulator, with the translated sequence MTNTLPALQPGADRIELMQTFVRIVEAGSLSAAAQQLGTSQPTVSRRLQALERSLGVKLLQRSTHVMKLTEDGDRCFAHAKALLEDWRAMEDDLRGTADTPRGTLRVLAPHAFGQDQFIAPLMAYLRRYPEVDVEWMLHDRRPNFIAEGIDCAIQVGAVDDPSVVAVRLAEVPRIVLAAPALMAGRPTPQHAQDLQPLPWLALSTFYRREVTLTQEPGGEAHTFGITPRLATDSLYALRSAALAGLGACISSAWIVDNDVRQGKLLHLVPNWHAAPLPVYLVYPYARFYPARLRLFLEAMRGAMPGLVGMRAVG
- a CDS encoding MFS transporter, producing the protein MSSIQNVHASGAAGLAPVAPPVESAVSAPLLLLLATTAGLSVASLYYSQPMLGVLGPDMQADSRVVGLVPTLTQLGYALGILLLAPLGDRFDRRRIIVIKSIALMLALLLSGLAPGMGALLAASLAVGLAATVAQDVVPAAATLAPAAQRGRMVGIVMTGLLLGILLSRVVSGFVAQQWGWRTVYVAAAVAIALLTVAVWRGLPRFAPTTQMGYGALIGSMVALWRQHAALRRAAWAQGLLAVGFSAFWSTLAVMLHSQFHLGTAAAGAFGLAGAAGALAAPLAGRLADKRGPEVVTRYGAGLAAASFAVMALAPLLPAQAQLGLIVASAIGFDFGVQATLVAHQTIVYGIDPAARSRLNALLFTGMFIGMSAGAALGSLALAQWGWLGVVGLATAGSLAALAVRMGRRRG
- a CDS encoding molybdopterin-dependent oxidoreductase, translating into MNKRNFVAAGMGLAGLWTATGNSHAATRAKAPSGPTLLTISGAITQSNRGALDATIDQMMGKHGIQFDKAFALDAAALARMPAVTIKPTLEYDSKPHTLKGPLLTTVLAAAGVAAGSPVQLGLRAVDGYNVNISMADVQAYRMIVATHIDGQPMALGGLGPQWAVYDADVLPAFKDKPVKERFGLCPWGLYHIEVKKA
- a CDS encoding MFS transporter yields the protein MTSSSTMLRVISLAAFCSMASMRVCDPMLVSLAREFSVTTGDASAVIAAFAVSYGVLQLFYGPLGDRLGKVRVVIGATFACALFSGVTALAPTLPVLVAARAAMGASAAGIIPLSMAWIGDNVPYELRQETLAQLMVATVSGMMAGQWFGGFAVEALGWRAAFVVLSLLFLTAASLLWRQSRAMAAGTPAPVAGSAVPPAFSLSAYLANTAALLRMPRVRWVLTVVAVEGALAFGTLAFVPARMVDGFGLSASAAGGVMVLYGVGGLIYSLLARRWLALLGERGLALVGASLIAAGLLLLAWGPVAAWGVLGCFFAGVGFYMLHNTLQVQATQMAPEARGTAVTLFACLLFLGQSLGVLLVAASVDRGWIAPVFSVAALGVLVLGALVSRKVNGRVAVPAGA
- a CDS encoding methionine ABC transporter ATP-binding protein, with the protein product MIELRGITQTYQGSQGPVEALKGIDLTIQPGEVFGIIGKSGAGKSSLVRVINLLNRPTTGQVIVGGQDLTQLNDAQLREARREIGMVFQHFNLLSSRTVFDNAALPLELAGMDKAAIRERVNPLLELVGLAHLADRYPAQISGGQKQRVGIARALASRPKVLLSDEATSALDPETTRSILDLLRQVNRELGLTVVLITHQMQVIKQVADRVAVIEAGRIVEQGRVLDVFTRPQQAITKSLIDEILPQELPASVLDHVRKLAGQLGAGRTGQLLRLSYAGDSAYQPILSQLIRQFGVDMSILHGQVDEIQDETFGSLAVYASGEAESVRGAVAHLRAGGVEVEEVAVAG